In Syntrophomonas wolfei subsp. wolfei str. Goettingen G311, a single window of DNA contains:
- a CDS encoding phosphate ABC transporter ATP-binding protein, giving the protein MNLFEVSGLKKSFGDRTVLNINELALQTGKIYAVLGPNGSGKTTLLRILNLLLAPDSGRIKFMGGDIGISQADRLSVSRQMCMVFQRPFMFRSTVFNNVAYGLKLRRVAKSECERRVNEALDFVGMGNFAKHSATRLSGGETQRIALARALVLQPRVLLLDEPTANLDPGSVQHIEEIIRKYHQEYNTSVIIVTHNLFQAKRIADESILLINGEVVERAYTAEFFDHPRELRTRQFLDGTMVY; this is encoded by the coding sequence ATGAACTTATTCGAAGTATCAGGTTTAAAAAAGAGCTTTGGCGATAGAACTGTATTAAATATTAATGAACTAGCATTGCAGACAGGTAAAATTTATGCTGTCCTGGGCCCTAACGGTTCAGGTAAAACGACATTATTGCGGATTTTAAATCTCCTGCTTGCACCTGATAGCGGTCGGATTAAGTTTATGGGAGGTGATATCGGAATTTCACAGGCTGACCGGCTGTCGGTATCGCGGCAAATGTGCATGGTGTTTCAGAGACCATTTATGTTTCGCAGTACGGTATTCAATAATGTAGCTTATGGCTTAAAGCTCAGGCGAGTAGCGAAGTCCGAATGCGAAAGAAGGGTTAATGAAGCCTTGGATTTTGTGGGTATGGGGAATTTTGCGAAGCATTCTGCTACCCGCCTTTCCGGGGGAGAGACTCAGAGGATAGCTCTGGCCCGGGCTCTAGTCTTACAGCCTCGGGTTTTACTCTTGGATGAACCCACAGCTAATCTTGACCCAGGAAGTGTCCAGCATATTGAGGAGATAATCCGTAAATATCACCAGGAATATAATACCAGTGTAATTATAGTTACACACAATCTTTTTCAAGCCAAAAGAATCGCGGATGAAAGTATTTTGCTGATTAATGGTGAGGTAGTCGAGCGAGCTTATACAGCTGAGTTCTTTGACCATCCTCGCGAGCTTAGAACCCGTCAATTTCTAGATGGAACCATGGTTTATTAG